From the genome of Jannaschia sp. S6380:
TCGTAGGCGCGCTTGCCGATCGTCTCCAACTCGCCCAGCGTCTCCGGCAGGGCGACCTGCACGATGGGGGCGCCTTCGGGAATGCCGGAGGTGTCGGGCGGCACCATCGAATGGCCGCCAGCCGGCGGGTTGGCCACGTTCCAGACGAGCGCGCCGGCCCCGGCCAAGAGCACGGCGCCGACGGTCAGGGTCAGGCCGTCGACCTTCATCGCGTGCCGGCCGTCTCGAAGATCGTGCCGTCGCCGGCCGCGCCGCCGAAGGCGAACATGTCGTACTCCGCCGCCGGGTCGTAGCCCATGCCGGGCGAGCCCATCGGCATGCCGGGCGCGGCGAGCCCCGCGACATCCGGCGCCTCGGTGAGAAGGCGGTCCATCGCCTCGAAGGAGACGTGCCCCTCAATGACGTAGGCGCGCCCGTCCGGGGCGGTCAGCGTGGCCGTGTGGCAGGACCAGAGGTCGTCGGGCACGCCCGCATCGAGCTTGGCCTGCGTAATGTCGTCCACGTCCCGGGTCTCGACCGCGTAGCCCGCCGCGCGCGCCATCTCGGCCCAGCCGGTGCAGCAGCCGCAGGTCGGACTCTTGACGACGGAAAGGGTGGGCGGGGCTGCGGCCAGAAGCGGCGCGGTTCCAGCGACGAGGGCGGCGGCCCCGGTGGCGGCGATCAGGGCGCGGCGGGTCAGGGTGGTCATCGGGAACTCCTCAGGGTCAGGCGGGCGCGACGTCGTAGCCGGCATCCTTGAGCGCGGCGCGCATGGCGTCCGCGTCGCGCGCGGTGTCGATCTCGACCATGCGGTCCTCGGGCGCGAAGGTCACGCGCGCGGCCGGGTCGGCTGCTGCGACGGCCTTCTCGATGCTGGTACGGCAATGGCCGCAGGACATGTCGGGGACGTGGAATCTCATCGGTCTTCTCCTGGCTTGGTGGGCAGGTGGGGGTTTCCCCCGCTGGAAGGTCAAGGGCTGCCACGGGCTGCGTCATCCTGCCGCCGGGGCGGTCCCGACGGGCCGCGTCGGGGGCAGCGCTTGACCGGCCGCCGGCGCGCTGTCTACCCCGGGGCGATGACGCCCTTCGCAGATCCACGACCATCGGGCACGGGCGCCGTTGGCAGGGGCCGCGGCGCCCCCGGATGGCTCCGGCCGAACGGGTCGCGACCATGAATGTCGTCGCCCTGCTGGCGGGCGTCGCGCTGATCCTCGCCGCGCTCTGGGACGTGTTCCGGTCGCTCGTGCGCTCGCCGCTCTCCGCCGGGCCGTTCACGAGCTTCGCCGAGTTCGTGATCTGCCGCGGCCTGCTGCGGCTGTTTCACCTGACGGGCCGCCGCGCAGTCCTCGGTGCGATCGGCCCAATCTCGGTGCCGGCGCGGGCGCTGATTGTCGTGGCGGCGCTGATCGCGGGCTGGGCGCTGGTGTTCCAGGGCGCCGCGGACTGGGTGCTGGTGTCGAAGACGGACGCGCCGGCGGGGCCCTGGCAGCGCCTCTACCTGGCCGCCTATTCCGTCGCGACCCTGGGCTTCGGCGCCTACGAACCCGACAGCCCCGCTGGCCGGCTCCTGACGGCGGCCTCGGCGCTGACCGGGTTCATCGTGCTGACCTTTTCGGTCGGGGCGGTCTCGACGATCTCGCAGGTGCTGGCGGCGCGCGACGCCGTGATCGCCGCGATGCGCGCCCATGTCGAGGCGCTCGACGCCGGGGCCGATCCGGCCGAGGCGCTGGAACGCACGCTCGTTCTGGTGGCAGCGCCGTTGTCCTCGGTTGCCTCCGCCGTGCAGACCCTGCCGGTGCAGCATCGCCTGCACGCGGAGACGGAGGATCGCGCGTTCAGCCGCGCGCTCGACCGGCTCGACCGGGCCCTGCCGGACGCGCCTACCGACCCGCGCGCCCGGCTCGCGGCGCAGTCCATAGACGAGACGCTGGAGGTGCTGGCGCGGGGCTGGCTGAGGCCGTGGACGGAGGGCGAGGGCCGGCGCGCCCGGATCGCGGCGTTCCTTCGCGCCGACCGTCTTGACGGCGC
Proteins encoded in this window:
- a CDS encoding DUF411 domain-containing protein codes for the protein MTTLTRRALIAATGAAALVAGTAPLLAAAPPTLSVVKSPTCGCCTGWAEMARAAGYAVETRDVDDITQAKLDAGVPDDLWSCHTATLTAPDGRAYVIEGHVSFEAMDRLLTEAPDVAGLAAPGMPMGSPGMGYDPAAEYDMFAFGGAAGDGTIFETAGTR
- a CDS encoding cation transporter, with product MRFHVPDMSCGHCRTSIEKAVAAADPAARVTFAPEDRMVEIDTARDADAMRAALKDAGYDVAPA
- a CDS encoding potassium channel family protein — encoded protein: MNVVALLAGVALILAALWDVFRSLVRSPLSAGPFTSFAEFVICRGLLRLFHLTGRRAVLGAIGPISVPARALIVVAALIAGWALVFQGAADWVLVSKTDAPAGPWQRLYLAAYSVATLGFGAYEPDSPAGRLLTAASALTGFIVLTFSVGAVSTISQVLAARDAVIAAMRAHVEALDAGADPAEALERTLVLVAAPLSSVASAVQTLPVQHRLHAETEDRAFSRALDRLDRALPDAPTDPRARLAAQSIDETLEVLARGWLRPWTEGEGRRARIAAFLRADRLDGAAGR